In Solirubrobacterales bacterium, the following are encoded in one genomic region:
- a CDS encoding MFS transporter — protein MTERQRLTLVATILGSTVVFLDATVVNVALPAISDDLDAGLAGQQWVVEAYLLTMVSLLLVGGSLGDQFGRRRIFVIGLIGFGVTSALCAIAPSDEFLVAARALQGIAGALLVPGSLAIVAATFDGEARGRAVGMWTAWTGIATVIGPAGGGALIALSWRWIFWVNIPLIIATAVITMRSVEESRDPDAVPGIDWVGIALSAIGLGGPVFALIEQPTYGWGDPLVAIPLLAGACSFGLFVVYEARAAHPMLDLSLFRIRNFAVANATTLTAYAGLIGGFFFIGLFLQQTAGYSPFEAGLATMPLSVLLFVLSPRFGKLASGTGPRLPMTVGPIVAGLGMLLMIRIGSDAAYISEVLPAVLVFGLGLAATVAPLTATVLDSVDERHVGIASGINNGVSRVAGLMAIAVLGAVISAQFESGLDQRLAGVSLSPAAERAVDKARSRPLGAAPTGRLDAAEAERVEGAVDDASTSAFHLGVGICGALLIAGGLTSAAGIRNPRRKVGHRPAAVPRAATAGECGRAPGFGDTEPVPGSLEPVPGAVEAPL, from the coding sequence GTGACGGAACGGCAGCGCCTCACCCTGGTCGCGACGATCCTCGGCTCGACGGTGGTCTTCCTGGACGCCACCGTGGTCAACGTCGCCCTGCCGGCGATCAGCGACGACCTCGATGCGGGCCTCGCCGGGCAGCAGTGGGTGGTCGAGGCCTATCTCCTGACAATGGTCTCACTGCTCCTGGTGGGCGGCTCGTTGGGCGACCAGTTCGGGCGGCGGCGGATCTTCGTTATAGGCCTGATCGGCTTCGGTGTGACCTCGGCGCTGTGCGCCATCGCCCCGTCGGATGAGTTTCTGGTCGCCGCACGGGCGCTTCAGGGGATCGCGGGAGCATTGCTGGTGCCCGGCTCGCTCGCGATCGTGGCCGCGACCTTCGATGGCGAGGCGAGGGGCAGGGCGGTAGGGATGTGGACGGCGTGGACGGGGATTGCGACGGTCATCGGGCCGGCGGGCGGCGGGGCGCTCATTGCCCTCTCCTGGCGCTGGATCTTCTGGGTGAACATTCCGCTGATCATCGCCACGGCGGTGATCACCATGCGCTCCGTTGAAGAGAGCCGCGATCCCGACGCCGTGCCGGGGATCGATTGGGTGGGGATCGCGCTCTCAGCCATCGGCCTGGGTGGCCCGGTGTTCGCGCTGATCGAGCAGCCGACCTACGGCTGGGGCGACCCGCTGGTGGCGATTCCGCTGCTCGCCGGGGCCTGCTCCTTCGGGCTCTTTGTGGTCTATGAGGCGCGCGCCGCGCATCCCATGCTCGACCTGTCCCTGTTTCGGATCCGGAATTTCGCGGTCGCCAACGCGACCACCCTGACCGCCTACGCCGGGCTGATCGGCGGCTTCTTCTTCATCGGCCTGTTCCTCCAGCAGACCGCGGGCTACTCGCCGTTCGAGGCCGGCCTGGCAACGATGCCGCTGTCGGTGTTGTTGTTCGTCCTCTCGCCCCGGTTCGGCAAGCTGGCCTCCGGCACCGGCCCTCGCCTTCCGATGACCGTGGGCCCGATCGTCGCCGGGCTCGGGATGCTGTTGATGATCCGAATCGGCTCCGATGCCGCCTACATCTCCGAGGTGCTGCCCGCGGTGCTCGTCTTCGGGCTCGGCCTCGCCGCGACCGTGGCGCCGCTAACGGCGACGGTGCTCGACTCGGTGGATGAACGGCACGTGGGAATCGCGTCCGGGATCAACAACGGCGTCTCGCGGGTAGCGGGCCTGATGGCAATCGCCGTGCTGGGCGCCGTGATCTCGGCCCAGTTCGAGTCCGGGCTCGACCAGCGATTGGCCGGAGTGTCGCTGAGCCCCGCCGCCGAGCGGGCGGTGGACAAGGCGCGCTCGAGGCCGCTCGGCGCGGCGCCCACTGGTCGCCTCGACGCCGCAGAGGCGGAACGCGTCGAGGGCGCTGTAGATGATGCCTCCACCTCCGCTTTTCATCTGGGCGTCGGCATCTGTGGCGCGCTCCTGATCGCCGGCGGCCTCACTTCGGCGGCTGGAATTCGCAACCCGCGGCGCAAGGTGGGGCACCGCCCAGCGGCGGTACCCCGGGCGGCGACCGCGGGCGAATGCGGCCGTGCCCCTGGGTTCGGGGACACGGAGCCGGTTCCCGGCTCGCTGGAGCCGGTTCCGGGCGCGGTCGAAGCGCCTCTATAG